In the genome of Candidatus Nezhaarchaeales archaeon, the window TAATAACGTACCTGAGGGTTTTACGATGAATTGAAAAGCCGTTTCATAATTCTTAAATCCTTGCATTAAGCAATCTGTTCGACGGGATAATGTCTAGTGACAAAGAGAAGCTTGGAGCTTTAAAAATTTCGACGTTTACCATAGCGAGCGTCGTTATTGTAGAAATGGTTTTAGGCCTTGTTGTAGGCAGTTTAGCGATTTTAAGCGATGGAGTACATGCACTACTTGACACCTTAACGATGTTTATGCTATTTCTCGCTACAAAGGCTTCTCTTAAACCGCCTGATGAAAGGCATATGTACGGTCATGAGAAAATAGAATCAATAGGCGGTTTAATTAGTGGAATCGTTCTTATCGGTATAGCGCTATTAATAATGTATGAGGCAGTATTAAGGATTATACGGAACGCGTCTGTTAATTTGGATTTAACATCTATTGGTTTCATCGCGATAGGCTATACGTTATGCGTAGACTTCATTAGAATCGGTGTTTTTAGAAAATCGACTAAAAGCGAGAGCCCCACGGTGAAGGTTGGATTTTACCATGCGCTAGCGGACTTCAGCTCCACAATACTTGCTCTCTTAGGATTTAGCTTGGCAACAATAGGATCCTATCCGAGCTCCGATGCATTCGCATCCATTGCCCTAAGCATTCTACTAATCTATTTAAGCGTTAGAGTTATCTGGAGCAGCGGAATGGAGTTAAGTGACGCTGTATCAAAAGATGTTGTAGAAAAAGTTAGAAAGGAAATAGCGTCCACGAAAGGGGTTTCTAGGATTGAAAACCTTAGAGTTAGAAAAGCTGGGATTAAAACGTTCGTAGAAGCCGCCGTAAAAGTTCCGGACTATTTAAGCTTAGAGGAGTCTCACGCATTAGCCTCGGAAATAGAGGAAAAATTAAAACGTCTCCTGAAAAACGCTGAAGCCGTAATCCATGTCGAACCGTTAGCGAAAGAAATGCCGATAGAAAAACTTGTTGAAAAACTGGTAAAGGGGGTTAAAGGCGTAATAGAGGCCCACGAAGTAAACGCCGTTTACGTTCATGGTAAATTACACATAACGCTGCATGCATACGTCGATCCAAAACTTTCAGTACATGAAGCCCATGAGTTAGCTGGAAGAATAGAGAATAAATTGAAGGAGAGAATAGAGAATATCGAGAACGTCACCGTTCACGTAGAACCTTTTAACGAAAAGCTTCAAAGGGGGCCAGCTTTAGACGAAAAGGAGGTTCAGAAAATAATATACGAAACAGTAAAAAGACTCCAAGAAATCTCCGCCGTAGAGCGAATAGTAACCTACGTTGCTGACGGAAAACGCTACATAAATATAGATTGCTGTTTCGCGAGCCAAATATCGATTGAAGAAGCCCATAAAGTTGCGTCAAAAATTGAAAATGAAATAAAGAAAAAGTTTACGGAAACGATCGTAACCGTCCACGTAGAGCCAAGGAAGAATTAAAAGCTCTACGATCTCGTTAAGTTCCTTCTCGAACCGGGCCTCGTTAAGACGGTTGAAAGGCTGGAGGCAGTCATGGGTTATTTTTCGCACAGCGCTACGTCCACTTACCCGTTGCCTAAACTCCACTTCAACTATCCCTAGCTGGTTAAGCTTTCAACGCCTTCCTAGCTAGGTTACTGCTTCAAGCTATGAGGGTGACCATTAGGGTGAGGTAAGCTTTATTAGTAGAAGCACCTTGAAATAGGCCGTGAGAGTAGAAGTTGAATGGTGGCTTAAACAGTCTAAAAGGGATCTTAAAATGGCTGAGGAACTCTTTAAATCAGGGTTTTTCGAAGGAGCTGCGTACCATTCACATCAAGCAGGGGAGAAGGCGTTAAAGGCCCTCGTAATTCATAAGCGCGGCTATCATTTAACCCATTCCTGCAAGTTCCTTCTAGACCAGCTTAGGATTCAAGGTTTAGAAGTTAACGAATCACTATACGGTTATGCGAGGGAACTGGACGTACATTACTTAACGTCAAGATACCCTAACGCCGCAAGCGCACCTCCTTACGAGCTCTACGATGGGGCTAAGGCTAAGGAGCTTATTGAAAGCGCGAGGAGGCTATTAAGCTTCGTCGAGGAGAACCTTAAATGATTGAGGATAAGCTAAGCGACGCCATCTCTAAACTAGCGGGTAAAGTAGGGCTAAGGGTAAACTCAATAGTCCTCTTCGGATCTCGCGGTAAGGCCGAGGAGTTGCCATGGAGCGACGTCGACCTCCTCATAATATCCGAGGGTTTTTCAAACATGAAAAGATGGGATAGAGTAAGACTAGTTTTAGAGAATTGGGATTACGAGAAACCGGTGGAACCCGTTTGCCTCGCCCCGAACGAAGTTTCAGAGACGAACCCGTTTATCTGGGAGGTTTGTAGGGAGGGAGTGGCCGTCATGGACGACGGCACCTTCAACGCGCTTAGAACCAAATGCCTAAAGTACCTCGATGAAAACGGTTTTCAAAGGATTAAATACGGTTACGTTAAAAGGCGGTAAACGGCTACCTATAAGGCTGAAGGCCGCTACGCCCCTCATCGTTAAAAAGGCCGTTAAAACCTACGAAACACGTCAATCTACAGAAACAATCGTAGCTATCCACGTAGAGCCAAAAGGAGGAAAATAGCCTTTAGAAGGAGGTGAGGCT includes:
- a CDS encoding cation-efflux pump; translated protein: MSSDKEKLGALKISTFTIASVVIVEMVLGLVVGSLAILSDGVHALLDTLTMFMLFLATKASLKPPDERHMYGHEKIESIGGLISGIVLIGIALLIMYEAVLRIIRNASVNLDLTSIGFIAIGYTLCVDFIRIGVFRKSTKSESPTVKVGFYHALADFSSTILALLGFSLATIGSYPSSDAFASIALSILLIYLSVRVIWSSGMELSDAVSKDVVEKVRKEIASTKGVSRIENLRVRKAGIKTFVEAAVKVPDYLSLEESHALASEIEEKLKRLLKNAEAVIHVEPLAKEMPIEKLVEKLVKGVKGVIEAHEVNAVYVHGKLHITLHAYVDPKLSVHEAHELAGRIENKLKERIENIENVTVHVEPFNEKLQRGPALDEKEVQKIIYETVKRLQEISAVERIVTYVADGKRYINIDCCFASQISIEEAHKVASKIENEIKKKFTETIVTVHVEPRKN
- a CDS encoding HEPN domain-containing protein — its product is MRVEVEWWLKQSKRDLKMAEELFKSGFFEGAAYHSHQAGEKALKALVIHKRGYHLTHSCKFLLDQLRIQGLEVNESLYGYARELDVHYLTSRYPNAASAPPYELYDGAKAKELIESARRLLSFVEENLK
- a CDS encoding nucleotidyltransferase domain-containing protein, whose translation is MIEDKLSDAISKLAGKVGLRVNSIVLFGSRGKAEELPWSDVDLLIISEGFSNMKRWDRVRLVLENWDYEKPVEPVCLAPNEVSETNPFIWEVCREGVAVMDDGTFNALRTKCLKYLDENGFQRIKYGYVKRR